Proteins encoded together in one Campylobacter concisus window:
- a CDS encoding DUF4435 domain-containing protein gives MFEYKIPKEDGGFDLKSTESNSVIIIGANGSGKSRLGAWMEQQDLDKIHRIGGQRKLNFHEEVPLKSEKASVNGFMYAREDASDSYSLNKNFRWSDGKEYVTKLIDDFDYVLSALLANKNTTNSKFVENCKKAECEGKEKPNVPLNSLDKLKSIWSAIFPHRAIIEEDSKFYAICNCNGERYSATQMSDGERSVLYLAAQVLCIPENKTIIIDEPELHLHGSIMNKLWSELEKIRNDCLFIYITHDTKFAANHSGSDIVWVKEYNSGMWKYEYVNDDIFPEDMLFDILGSRKRIIFVEGNGNSLDARLYALIYNNHKIIPCGCCEKVIEYTKAFNAIKNMHNNEAFGLIDRDFRSEYEISKYKKDNVFAIEVAEVENLFIVKELIEFMSNKMAYDKFDFLELERQIRDRFLKQKQQQINNAVISELKFQLSMLEICDLQTIYEDIRTKIKIDDIQKEKLTIYDNAKDYVEILKIFNEKGIVESVGHYFNLKNKEYCNQVLRFLEREDKNTVVKIFSNYLPRDIDLS, from the coding sequence GTGTTTGAATATAAAATACCAAAAGAAGATGGTGGGTTTGATCTAAAATCAACAGAAAGTAATAGTGTAATAATTATAGGTGCCAATGGTTCTGGCAAAAGCAGACTTGGAGCATGGATGGAGCAGCAGGATCTAGATAAAATTCACAGAATAGGTGGTCAAAGAAAATTAAATTTTCATGAGGAGGTCCCTTTAAAAAGTGAAAAGGCTTCGGTTAATGGTTTCATGTATGCACGTGAAGATGCATCCGATAGCTACTCGTTGAATAAAAATTTTCGTTGGTCGGATGGTAAAGAATATGTGACAAAACTTATTGATGATTTTGATTATGTATTATCTGCTTTATTGGCCAATAAAAATACTACCAATTCAAAGTTTGTCGAAAACTGTAAAAAGGCTGAATGCGAAGGTAAAGAAAAGCCAAATGTTCCACTTAATTCGCTAGATAAACTAAAGTCTATTTGGAGTGCCATTTTTCCGCATAGAGCCATTATAGAAGAGGATAGCAAGTTTTATGCTATTTGCAATTGCAATGGTGAAAGATATTCTGCAACGCAGATGAGCGATGGTGAACGTTCGGTACTTTATTTGGCGGCACAGGTTTTATGCATACCTGAAAATAAAACTATAATAATAGATGAGCCAGAGTTACACTTGCATGGTTCAATAATGAATAAGCTTTGGAGTGAGTTAGAAAAAATTAGAAACGATTGTTTGTTTATATACATAACTCATGACACAAAATTTGCAGCCAATCACTCAGGATCAGACATTGTCTGGGTAAAAGAATATAATAGTGGGATGTGGAAATATGAGTACGTAAATGACGATATATTTCCAGAGGATATGCTTTTTGATATATTAGGAAGCAGAAAAAGAATAATTTTTGTAGAAGGAAATGGTAATAGTTTAGACGCGCGTTTATACGCATTAATCTACAATAATCATAAAATAATACCTTGCGGATGTTGTGAAAAGGTTATTGAATACACAAAAGCTTTTAATGCCATAAAGAATATGCACAATAATGAGGCGTTTGGTTTGATAGATAGAGATTTTAGGTCAGAATACGAGATATCTAAATATAAAAAAGATAATGTATTTGCAATAGAAGTTGCGGAAGTTGAGAATTTATTTATAGTGAAAGAGCTTATAGAGTTTATGTCAAACAAAATGGCATATGATAAATTTGACTTTCTAGAATTAGAAAGACAAATTAGAGATAGATTTTTAAAACAAAAACAGCAACAGATCAATAATGCAGTGATTTCGGAATTAAAATTTCAACTATCAATGCTAGAAATATGTGATTTGCAAACAATATACGAAGACATACGTACAAAAATTAAAATAGATGATATACAAAAAGAAAAATTAACAATATATGATAATGCTAAAGACTATGTAGAAATATTAAAAATTTTCAATGAAAAAGGAATTGTAGAAAGCGTAGGGCATTATTTCAATTTAAAAAATAAAGAATACTGCAATCAAGTGTTGCGCTTCCTGGAGAGAGAAGATAAAAATACGGTAGTTAAAATTTTTTCTAACTATTTGCCAAGAGATATTGATTTAAGTTGA
- a CDS encoding ATP-binding protein has translation MLDQLFLKSNDLIRLNNHKFKRYFIDSKDLSHRLIVILGQRGIGKTTTLAQLASKNKDSLYLSLDDIEISNDITSIIREFVLNGGKNLYLDEIHKSKDISAVLKFAYDNFKDLNIVATGSSALEVLKSSHDLSRRAIVYKMSGMSFREYAGLRYGINLEAIELENLLANHQEIAVNINNVLKQKDLAVIKLFREYLKAGYYPYYNDMPNDTAFYQTLRQSIESTIDSDLLSIYPNLNGNTARKLKILTHAISTNVPYQPNYSSLKSLVDIRDDRTLKEYLAMLDSAGLIRLLMKNELAIKNMDKADKIYLENTNLMYINSPDIGNVRETFFANQLGNITEIYSGKNGDFIVDDKFTFEIGGAKKSFEQIKDMPNSFIAADDIEVGVGNKIPLWLFGFLY, from the coding sequence ATGCTAGATCAACTTTTTTTAAAGAGCAATGACCTTATAAGGTTAAACAACCATAAATTTAAAAGATACTTTATAGACTCCAAGGACTTATCTCATAGACTTATCGTTATCCTGGGACAAAGAGGAATAGGTAAAACAACTACACTAGCTCAGCTAGCTAGTAAAAACAAAGATAGTCTTTACCTAAGCTTAGATGATATAGAGATATCAAACGATATAACCTCGATTATAAGAGAGTTTGTATTAAATGGCGGAAAAAATCTATATCTGGATGAAATTCATAAGAGTAAGGATATATCTGCTGTATTAAAATTTGCCTATGATAATTTTAAAGATCTAAACATAGTAGCTACAGGCTCGTCTGCTCTTGAAGTGCTAAAAAGCTCCCATGATCTAAGTAGAAGAGCGATAGTATACAAGATGAGTGGAATGAGCTTTAGGGAGTATGCAGGGCTAAGGTATGGTATAAATTTAGAAGCTATTGAGCTTGAAAATTTACTTGCAAACCATCAGGAAATAGCTGTTAATATCAATAACGTCTTAAAGCAAAAAGATCTAGCAGTTATTAAACTTTTTAGAGAATATCTAAAGGCGGGTTACTACCCATACTATAATGATATGCCAAATGATACCGCCTTTTATCAGACTCTAAGGCAAAGCATAGAATCTACGATAGATAGCGATCTTTTAAGCATATATCCAAATTTAAACGGCAATACGGCAAGAAAACTAAAGATTTTAACTCATGCTATAAGCACAAACGTCCCATACCAGCCAAACTACTCAAGCCTAAAATCGCTTGTTGATATAAGAGACGATAGAACCCTAAAAGAGTATCTTGCTATGCTTGATAGTGCTGGGCTTATAAGGCTTTTAATGAAAAACGAGCTTGCTATAAAAAATATGGATAAGGCAGATAAAATTTACCTTGAAAATACAAATTTAATGTATATAAATAGCCCTGATATAGGAAATGTGAGAGAGACATTTTTTGCCAATCAGCTTGGAAATATCACTGAAATTTACTCTGGCAAAAATGGTGACTTTATAGTGGATGATAAATTCACCTTTGAAATAGGTGGAGCCAAAAAGAGCTTTGAACAGATAAAAGATATGCCAAATTCATTTATAGCAGCAGATGATATCGAAGTTGGGGTCGGTAATAAGATCCCATTATGGTTGTTTGGGTTTTTGTATTAA
- a CDS encoding site-specific integrase, with amino-acid sequence MQYLVKRNGIYYFRVAIPLYLRPYFGNKTEYITSFLTKRFDTAKNRAKIYSIIFNAIKKAWKMNLSSELIEHLVLLLLKAKEAKSIKEHDMLGRYINLDGLLSLNLFLKQSLKEDSLPGVISKEVDEICKKLSCTDPQTKKLLGKRVLEVTIDNINHISYKMCKNQKLLNYKQQTFVPLGKKHNSANLDDNTKDKIAKGVKEANIDSYQDDIETLKKQDLVLPFTKKSLKHSVCELRDAINELAKQKGALTQNDILRIFGCELSPDGDNELSDDLKFGYGNLNDPSFGGQVKLYKADKYEDKGIVLSDIEAKDLAIDDTSDASGMTFNEAINFFQKLFSSRAKSFKSQLDSTAKNESKADIVTLKSAFENYVSNTSISNNWSDSTFGLVRHVGRLMSMKFGDELDIKKIKRDDLLNFRNVLLQLPTKLSQNSLYKDKSIDEIIALAKDRPKISKSTIKKYIVRVSEFFKYCYDSDYIDKNPAVDLQIDLNQDDVTNKNPYEDSDVNALLDIVSKIRSSGDTKSQRISKDELFFVTHIAAYSGMRLNEIIQLNTDDIVEKYNIVCFSLNTKIDVKTGKSKTLKTRNSARIVPIHSKLSRIGLFEFIESKKKLARKCGKAVRLFSCDNKDFSEYFRKKINTKVIKDGDKTRTFHSFRHTFINKLIQSGQRVEHIAALVGHEQQYKITMNTYGEPVTPKILKDLVEEVKFNQGGEG; translated from the coding sequence ATGCAATATCTAGTCAAACGAAATGGCATATACTACTTTAGAGTAGCCATTCCACTATATTTGAGGCCTTATTTTGGTAATAAAACCGAATACATAACCTCCTTCCTCACAAAACGCTTTGATACAGCAAAAAATCGTGCTAAGATCTACTCTATAATTTTTAACGCGATCAAAAAGGCATGGAAGATGAATTTGAGCAGCGAACTTATAGAGCACTTGGTGCTTTTGCTTTTAAAAGCCAAGGAGGCCAAAAGTATCAAAGAGCATGATATGCTTGGCAGATATATAAATTTAGATGGATTACTATCACTAAATTTGTTTTTAAAACAGAGTTTAAAAGAAGATAGCTTGCCCGGCGTCATATCAAAAGAGGTTGATGAGATCTGCAAAAAGCTATCTTGCACTGATCCTCAAACCAAAAAGCTTCTTGGAAAAAGAGTGCTTGAGGTAACGATAGATAACATAAATCACATATCATATAAGATGTGCAAAAACCAAAAGTTATTAAATTATAAGCAACAGACATTTGTACCACTTGGTAAAAAGCACAATAGTGCAAATTTAGATGATAATACTAAAGACAAGATAGCAAAAGGTGTTAAAGAGGCTAACATAGATAGCTATCAAGACGACATAGAAACTTTAAAAAAACAGGACTTGGTGCTGCCTTTTACTAAAAAGTCCTTAAAGCACTCTGTTTGTGAGCTAAGAGATGCTATAAATGAGCTAGCAAAACAAAAGGGTGCACTCACACAAAACGATATCCTAAGAATATTTGGTTGTGAGCTATCACCAGATGGAGACAATGAGCTAAGTGATGATCTAAAATTTGGATATGGAAATTTAAATGATCCTAGCTTTGGTGGTCAGGTAAAGCTATATAAGGCAGATAAATATGAAGATAAGGGCATAGTTTTAAGTGACATTGAGGCTAAAGACCTTGCGATAGATGATACAAGTGATGCTAGTGGCATGACTTTCAATGAAGCTATAAATTTCTTCCAAAAGCTCTTCTCAAGTAGAGCTAAAAGCTTTAAATCGCAGCTAGACTCAACTGCTAAAAACGAAAGCAAAGCTGACATCGTCACGCTAAAGAGCGCATTTGAAAACTATGTATCAAACACAAGCATTTCAAACAACTGGAGTGATAGCACATTTGGTCTTGTTAGACATGTAGGACGGCTAATGTCTATGAAATTTGGCGACGAGCTAGACATCAAAAAGATAAAAAGAGATGACTTACTAAATTTTAGAAATGTTTTACTACAACTACCAACCAAGCTCTCTCAAAATAGTCTCTATAAAGATAAGAGCATAGATGAGATCATAGCTTTAGCAAAAGATAGACCAAAAATTTCTAAATCAACCATTAAGAAGTATATTGTTAGAGTTAGTGAGTTTTTTAAATACTGCTACGATAGCGACTATATAGATAAGAACCCAGCGGTGGATCTACAAATAGATTTAAACCAAGATGACGTTACAAATAAAAATCCTTATGAAGATAGTGACGTAAACGCACTTTTGGATATTGTTAGTAAGATTAGATCAAGTGGTGATACCAAAAGTCAAAGAATTAGCAAAGATGAGCTATTTTTCGTTACTCATATAGCAGCTTATTCTGGCATGAGACTAAATGAGATAATACAGCTAAACACAGATGATATAGTTGAAAAATATAACATAGTATGCTTTAGTTTAAATACAAAAATAGATGTAAAAACTGGTAAGAGCAAGACTTTAAAGACTAGAAACTCTGCAAGGATTGTTCCTATACACTCTAAGTTAAGTAGAATTGGGCTGTTTGAATTTATAGAGAGTAAAAAGAAGCTAGCTAGGAAATGTGGTAAAGCAGTTAGGCTATTTAGCTGTGATAATAAAGACTTCTCTGAATATTTTAGAAAAAAGATCAATACTAAAGTTATAAAAGATGGTGATAAAACAAGAACATTTCACTCATTTAGGCACACTTTCATAAACAAGCTCATCCAAAGTGGCCAAAGGGTTGAGCATATAGCTGCCCTGGTAGGACATGAACAACAATATAAAATCACTATGAATACTTATGGGGAGCCAGTAACTCCTAAAATTCTAAAGGATCTAGTTGAAGAGGTAAAATTTAATCAAGGAGGGGAAGGGTGA
- a CDS encoding YdjY domain-containing protein encodes MFKKAIFMAIFSLFFTASVQASDDQVGVVSAQNPMVVDESAKTITVLAKVNGKYFTENTRHAVVFKDGRFGDKPVFIALANQNDFYQAMKKIGAKPGNNMTLKNGPETHVEGDKIKIEVTWNGAPKSYDINEVITDSNGKQIDMRFGGNEATAKSFNTGCIACLDSCSVGIISNHTYTHGAVEKRNEVVFHGNKDVLPPDGTFVAISFRVAN; translated from the coding sequence ATGTTTAAAAAAGCTATTTTTATGGCTATTTTTAGTCTGTTTTTTACCGCAAGCGTTCAAGCTAGCGACGATCAAGTTGGCGTAGTAAGCGCTCAAAATCCGATGGTAGTAGATGAAAGCGCCAAAACTATCACTGTTTTAGCCAAGGTAAATGGCAAGTATTTTACTGAAAACACTCGCCACGCAGTAGTTTTCAAAGATGGAAGATTTGGCGATAAGCCTGTGTTTATCGCACTTGCAAATCAAAACGATTTCTACCAAGCTATGAAAAAAATAGGCGCCAAACCAGGCAACAATATGACTCTAAAAAATGGCCCTGAAACACACGTCGAAGGCGACAAGATCAAGATCGAAGTAACATGGAACGGCGCACCAAAAAGCTACGACATCAACGAAGTCATCACAGATAGTAACGGCAAACAAATCGACATGCGTTTTGGCGGCAATGAAGCGACCGCAAAGAGCTTTAATACCGGCTGCATCGCGTGCCTAGATAGCTGCTCAGTCGGCATCATCTCAAACCACACCTACACTCACGGCGCAGTTGAAAAACGCAACGAAGTCGTATTTCACGGCAACAAAGACGTTTTACCGCCTGATGGCACATTTGTAGCTATAAGCTTTAGGGTTGCAAACTGA
- a CDS encoding TIGR04282 family arsenosugar biosynthesis glycosyltransferase codes for MKKALILFTRAPIAGKTKTRLLDFLTPQQAANLHKFLLKDINTKLQKLKNVKIFIFFTPSDKAKILEQILGDEYEFIAQSEGSLSERMLKAFKHVKALGYEQILLIGSDIVNFTTQGFNSYFKALSKNGAAIAPTLDGGYCAIALRSASLKDEIFSSDYSLRQSVCDGVCAKFEELNLSYVKFKPLRDIDTKEDIFAYVLSVRPSAIKPLASGEYNINYKFRKGGQKVFRINTKSQMALENQIKYEFDALKILQSSKVTPAPLEYYEPSPFLPRGAMSMEFLKGRALRYESDLETAASLLASVHTVKIPSNHSLITAQKPLKAMFEECEKMANIYFDSNLAQPKTAEMIEFFLKIAKKFDLERDIEEPCIINTELNSSNFIIGKESSYIIDWEKPIIGEREQDLAHFSVPTTTFWKTDVIFSADEIEKFINLYENYSKKMIDRRKFKEYFTMTCLRGTSWCAMAFVEYNGARAIKNEYTFNKIKAYLSDKFLSNLQQYFKEFR; via the coding sequence TTGAAAAAAGCGCTGATACTTTTTACCAGAGCTCCGATCGCTGGTAAGACCAAAACCAGACTGCTTGACTTTTTGACGCCACAGCAAGCAGCAAATTTACATAAATTTTTACTAAAAGATATAAACACCAAGCTTCAAAAACTAAAAAACGTCAAAATTTTCATCTTTTTTACGCCAAGCGATAAGGCTAAAATTTTAGAGCAAATTTTAGGCGATGAGTATGAATTTATTGCCCAAAGTGAGGGCTCACTAAGCGAGCGAATGCTTAAAGCATTTAAACATGTAAAGGCGCTTGGATATGAGCAAATTTTACTAATCGGCAGCGACATTGTAAATTTCACTACCCAAGGCTTTAATAGCTATTTTAAAGCGCTTAGCAAAAATGGCGCCGCTATCGCCCCAACGCTTGATGGTGGATACTGCGCGATCGCTCTAAGAAGCGCCAGCCTAAAAGATGAGATTTTTTCAAGCGATTATTCTTTAAGGCAGAGCGTGTGCGATGGAGTTTGCGCTAAATTTGAAGAGCTAAATTTAAGCTACGTCAAATTTAAACCGCTTCGCGACATCGATACGAAAGAGGACATTTTCGCTTACGTCTTGAGCGTGCGACCAAGCGCTATAAAACCCCTTGCTAGCGGCGAATACAACATAAACTACAAATTTCGCAAAGGCGGCCAAAAGGTATTTCGCATAAATACAAAGTCGCAAATGGCGCTTGAAAATCAAATAAAATATGAATTTGATGCGCTTAAAATTTTACAAAGCTCAAAGGTCACGCCAGCGCCGCTAGAGTACTACGAGCCAAGCCCATTTTTGCCGCGCGGGGCGATGAGCATGGAGTTTTTAAAAGGGCGTGCGCTAAGATACGAGAGCGATCTTGAGACGGCAGCTAGTTTGCTAGCTAGCGTGCACACAGTCAAGATCCCGTCAAATCACAGCCTAATCACTGCGCAAAAACCATTAAAAGCGATGTTTGAAGAGTGCGAAAAGATGGCTAACATCTATTTTGACTCAAATTTAGCCCAGCCAAAAACCGCTGAGATGATCGAATTTTTCTTAAAAATAGCAAAGAAATTTGACCTTGAGCGCGATATAGAGGAGCCTTGTATCATAAATACCGAGCTAAACTCTTCAAATTTCATCATCGGTAAAGAGAGCTCATACATCATCGACTGGGAAAAGCCGATAATTGGCGAGCGTGAGCAAGATCTGGCACATTTTAGTGTGCCAACGACCACGTTTTGGAAGACGGACGTGATATTTAGTGCTGATGAGATAGAAAAATTTATAAATTTATATGAAAACTACTCGAAAAAAATGATAGATAGGCGAAAATTTAAAGAGTATTTTACGATGACTTGCTTGCGAGGAACTAGCTGGTGCGCGATGGCATTTGTCGAGTATAACGGTGCTAGAGCCATTAAAAACGAATACACTTTTAACAAGATAAAAGCCTATCTTAGCGACAAGTTTTTGTCGAATTTACAACAATATTTTAAGGAATTTAGATGA
- a CDS encoding TVP38/TMEM64 family protein: MKKSQIFLLVAVAIVALAYFFIPAVNKQITDSVVMLSKFDLNEVYAYLQSFDKTTAACVSFFLMVLQSIMAPVPAFLITLSNAMIFGWVWGAVLSWSSAMVGAALCFYIARILGRDVVEKLTGKKALAATDEFFTRFGKHTIIVCRLLPFVSFDLVSYAAGLTSMRFWGFFWATGIGQLPATIVYSYFGGSLMGGGKILFVGLTILFAFSIVAYVAKKILDDKKAKKAQLEANKTA; the protein is encoded by the coding sequence ATGAAAAAATCCCAAATTTTTCTCCTAGTCGCCGTCGCGATAGTCGCGTTGGCATACTTTTTTATCCCTGCGGTAAACAAGCAGATTACCGACTCAGTCGTGATGCTTAGCAAATTTGACCTAAATGAAGTCTATGCATATTTGCAAAGCTTTGACAAGACTACGGCAGCTTGCGTGAGCTTTTTTTTGATGGTGCTTCAAAGCATCATGGCGCCGGTGCCAGCGTTTCTCATCACGCTTTCAAATGCGATGATATTTGGCTGGGTCTGGGGTGCTGTGCTATCGTGGAGCTCAGCTATGGTGGGCGCTGCGCTTTGCTTTTACATAGCGCGCATCTTAGGTCGCGACGTCGTTGAAAAGCTAACTGGCAAAAAGGCGCTTGCAGCTACGGACGAGTTTTTCACGAGATTTGGCAAGCACACGATCATCGTCTGCCGTTTGCTGCCGTTTGTGAGCTTTGATCTAGTAAGCTACGCAGCAGGGCTTACATCAATGAGATTTTGGGGATTTTTCTGGGCGACTGGTATCGGCCAGCTTCCTGCGACGATTGTATATTCGTATTTTGGCGGCAGTTTGATGGGCGGTGGCAAAATTTTATTTGTGGGTCTTACTATACTATTTGCCTTCTCAATCGTGGCCTACGTCGCAAAGAAAATTTTAGATGATAAAAAGGCGAAAAAGGCGCAGCTTGAAGCAAACAAGACTGCTTAA
- a CDS encoding TVP38/TMEM64 family protein, with protein MKQTRLLKFTIIAAIMLVAVFLMQNIGVSELRELIGEHVLFAPMIYVLCFAILPIFLFPVPVLAVVAGAVFGLFAGSLYTIIGAMINSVLMFYIARFLGFRAVSDFTQNSKSKILKTLGEPGGKFSLILILRLMPLVPYNALNYACGVMNVSLREYVVATFVGIVPATFIMVNLGEKALDMRSNGFIIACVLMAALVVLSSWGAKKIRAKRGDLGNNADL; from the coding sequence TTGAAGCAAACAAGACTGCTTAAATTTACTATCATCGCTGCGATCATGCTCGTGGCTGTATTTTTGATGCAAAATATCGGCGTTAGCGAGCTTCGTGAGCTCATCGGCGAGCATGTACTATTTGCTCCAATGATCTATGTCCTATGCTTTGCTATCTTGCCGATATTTTTGTTTCCAGTGCCGGTTTTGGCTGTCGTTGCAGGTGCGGTATTTGGGCTATTTGCCGGCAGTTTATACACCATAATAGGCGCGATGATAAATTCCGTTTTGATGTTTTATATCGCAAGATTTTTGGGATTTCGCGCCGTTAGCGACTTCACGCAAAACTCAAAAAGCAAAATTTTAAAAACACTTGGCGAGCCTGGCGGTAAATTTAGCCTGATTTTGATCCTTCGCCTAATGCCGCTAGTGCCGTATAATGCCCTAAACTACGCATGTGGCGTGATGAACGTGAGCCTGCGTGAGTACGTGGTGGCGACCTTTGTAGGCATCGTGCCGGCAACTTTTATAATGGTAAATTTGGGTGAAAAAGCCCTTGATATGCGCTCAAACGGCTTTATCATAGCCTGCGTTTTGATGGCGGCGCTTGTGGTACTTTCTAGCTGGGGCGCAAAAAAGATAAGAGCAAAACGTGGCGATCTCGGTAATAACGCCGATCTATAA
- a CDS encoding TIGR04283 family arsenosugar biosynthesis glycosyltransferase, with amino-acid sequence MAISVITPIYNEPCENLERFCALLAAQKGEFEVIFADASEPNFYEGKNFDLALNLSKFFSPERFQILPCKKGRGTQLDAGASVTKFEKLLFLHADSAFCDERAILAAERALDRCKAGCFRLKFDEGGVLLNLIALCSNLRVKLRNIAFGDQGIFIRKGLFNALGGFENLAIMEDYKLSMKLKRSGVKFCQLSQNIVTNARKFRCEGVIKTLIKMQILQYKFRNGASADEIAKSY; translated from the coding sequence GTGGCGATCTCGGTAATAACGCCGATCTATAACGAGCCGTGCGAAAATTTGGAGCGTTTTTGTGCTCTTTTGGCAGCTCAAAAAGGTGAATTTGAAGTGATATTTGCTGATGCTAGCGAGCCAAATTTCTATGAGGGCAAAAATTTTGATTTAGCGCTAAATTTGAGCAAATTTTTCTCGCCTGAGAGATTTCAAATTCTGCCTTGCAAAAAAGGCAGAGGCACGCAGCTAGACGCTGGGGCGAGTGTAACTAAATTTGAGAAGCTTCTCTTTTTGCACGCTGATAGCGCGTTTTGCGATGAGAGGGCGATTTTGGCCGCTGAGAGGGCGCTTGATCGCTGCAAGGCTGGCTGCTTTAGGCTTAAATTTGATGAGGGCGGAGTGCTTTTAAATTTGATCGCGCTTTGCTCAAATTTACGCGTAAAGCTTAGAAATATCGCGTTCGGCGATCAGGGGATTTTTATACGAAAAGGCCTTTTTAACGCACTTGGCGGCTTTGAAAATTTAGCTATTATGGAGGATTATAAGCTAAGCATGAAGCTAAAAAGATCTGGTGTGAAATTTTGCCAGCTATCTCAAAATATAGTGACAAATGCGCGTAAATTTAGGTGCGAGGGTGTCATAAAAACACTCATAAAAATGCAAATTTTGCAGTATAAATTTAGAAATGGAGCTAGCGCTGATGAGATCGCAAAAAGTTATTAA
- a CDS encoding heterodisulfide reductase-related iron-sulfur binding cluster produces MRSQKVIKNPPELCIECGACTKHCEFLTKYDINLLDFSKRKDLAFSCFLCDECYKVCPKDISGNEIALKHREQIKKPFRYLNFLKSPYLYANNSPKKSRELVFFGCNFPGFLPKTTRKIIEILEPLGVDFSIDCCGKPLFEANANFNKTKAHLNELFAAKGVETLILACPNCYHFLKDKVDVKIKTIYEKFEELGLNHEITEEAHIFYPCPERIHKPIFETFKKYVPNFKDSFKDVNCCGLGGLAKSSEPQIAAGYPQAVKDKNLSNLYTYCATCCGNFAKNGVQNIKHFATVMSGVNEAPNTAYLKNVLSLKFYKRSRK; encoded by the coding sequence ATGAGATCGCAAAAAGTTATTAAAAACCCGCCAGAGCTTTGCATAGAGTGCGGAGCGTGTACGAAACACTGCGAGTTTTTGACCAAATACGATATAAATTTGCTTGATTTTTCAAAGCGAAAAGATCTCGCATTTAGCTGCTTTTTGTGCGACGAGTGCTACAAGGTCTGCCCCAAAGACATCAGCGGCAACGAGATCGCGCTAAAACACAGAGAGCAGATAAAAAAGCCGTTTCGCTACCTAAATTTCTTAAAATCGCCCTATCTTTACGCCAACAACTCGCCCAAAAAGAGCCGCGAGCTAGTCTTTTTCGGCTGCAATTTCCCGGGCTTTTTGCCTAAAACCACGAGAAAAATCATCGAAATTTTAGAGCCATTAGGGGTTGATTTTAGCATAGACTGCTGCGGCAAGCCACTTTTTGAAGCAAATGCAAATTTTAACAAGACAAAGGCACATCTAAACGAGCTCTTTGCCGCAAAGGGCGTAGAGACGCTCATTTTGGCCTGTCCAAACTGCTACCATTTTTTAAAAGACAAGGTGGATGTCAAGATAAAGACCATATACGAGAAATTTGAGGAGCTTGGCCTAAACCACGAGATCACAGAGGAGGCGCACATCTTTTACCCCTGCCCTGAGCGCATACATAAGCCTATTTTTGAGACCTTTAAAAAGTATGTGCCAAATTTTAAAGATAGCTTTAAGGATGTAAACTGCTGTGGGCTTGGCGGACTAGCAAAAAGTAGCGAACCGCAAATTGCCGCAGGATATCCGCAAGCCGTCAAGGATAAAAATTTGTCAAATCTCTACACCTACTGCGCCACTTGCTGCGGAAATTTCGCCAAAAACGGCGTGCAAAACATAAAACACTTCGCCACGGTGATGAGCGGCGTAAACGAAGCGCCAAACACCGCTTATCTAAAAAACGTACTTAGTTTAAAATTTTATAAAAGGAGTAGAAAATGA